One stretch of Paenibacillus sp. AN1007 DNA includes these proteins:
- a CDS encoding NPP1 family protein, translating to MRKTTKFVLLLMVTLLACLPLGTTAEAAVINHDQVVGFQEVTPVTAMQITAKRFQPFLKVYHGCVPFPAVDAQGNTSAGLATSGSHNGGCSSNLGQVYSRSAWHNGVWAIMYAWYFPKDNPSPGLGHRHDWEGIVVWVDNPAVANPKVLSIAYSGHGQFTKVAPSSSNMQGDHPKISYNSTWPLNHELGVTNVVGGTQPLIGWDDLTPAARNALNTTDFGSANVPFNDNNFANNLNKAWFR from the coding sequence ATGCGTAAAACCACAAAATTTGTACTCTTGCTTATGGTTACCCTGCTGGCCTGCCTACCGCTGGGCACCACCGCAGAAGCTGCCGTCATTAATCATGATCAGGTGGTCGGTTTCCAGGAGGTCACCCCCGTGACAGCCATGCAGATCACAGCCAAACGTTTTCAACCTTTTCTCAAGGTCTATCATGGATGCGTGCCTTTCCCTGCCGTTGATGCACAGGGCAATACCAGTGCAGGTTTGGCTACGTCCGGATCACACAATGGTGGGTGCAGCTCCAACCTGGGCCAAGTCTACTCCCGCTCCGCTTGGCACAATGGGGTGTGGGCGATCATGTACGCATGGTACTTCCCTAAAGACAATCCTTCCCCAGGACTTGGGCATCGTCATGACTGGGAAGGCATTGTGGTATGGGTCGATAATCCGGCTGTCGCCAATCCGAAAGTACTCTCAATCGCCTATTCAGGTCATGGGCAGTTCACCAAAGTGGCACCAAGCAGCAGTAACATGCAGGGTGATCACCCGAAAATCTCATATAACAGCACCTGGCCGCTCAACCATGAGCTTGGTGTAACCAACGTTGTCGGAGGAACACAACCTCTGATCGGTTGGGACGACCTGACTCCAGCAGCACGTAATGCACTGAACACAACAGACTTCGGCAGTGCCAATGTACCTTTTAACGATAACAACTTTGCGAACAACCTCAATAAAGCCTGGTTTAGATAA
- a CDS encoding CbiX/SirB N-terminal domain-containing protein gives MKKPGVLIISHGSQEKTWVESVDDAISRLRLPEPLPVEAGFLELVEGRLIQDGINRLEAQGVTDILVVPLFVSSGSTHVDEIEYAIGAKDAPERETDLEPFEVKARIHFGYPVDNDPDIAVMVWDKVRTLSQHPEKETILLVGHGSVHDGFRQRWEAGISSLAERVQQVSGVAHTDYALLNPESVYEKAKYWSEERGSRVIVAPLFLSAGYFTQRVIPGRLKDLVYAYSGETLLPHPLLGQWLERQIHFLLEQCGSGED, from the coding sequence ATGAAGAAGCCGGGTGTTCTCATCATTAGTCACGGTTCTCAGGAGAAGACCTGGGTGGAATCCGTCGATGACGCGATTTCCCGGCTGCGTCTGCCTGAACCGTTACCTGTTGAAGCCGGATTTCTGGAATTGGTGGAGGGGCGCTTGATACAGGATGGTATTAACCGATTGGAAGCCCAAGGGGTAACTGATATTTTGGTTGTGCCTCTGTTTGTGTCCTCCGGCAGCACTCATGTGGATGAGATTGAATATGCGATCGGAGCCAAAGATGCTCCCGAACGTGAAACCGATCTTGAACCGTTTGAGGTTAAAGCTCGAATTCATTTCGGTTATCCGGTGGATAATGATCCTGATATTGCGGTGATGGTATGGGACAAGGTCCGAACGCTATCACAGCATCCGGAGAAGGAGACGATCTTACTCGTGGGACATGGAAGCGTCCATGATGGATTCCGTCAGCGCTGGGAAGCAGGTATTTCCTCTCTTGCCGAACGAGTGCAGCAGGTTAGCGGAGTCGCTCATACGGACTATGCGCTGCTGAACCCGGAAAGTGTATATGAGAAGGCAAAATACTGGAGTGAAGAGCGTGGAAGCCGTGTCATTGTGGCGCCGCTGTTTTTGAGTGCCGGTTATTTTACACAGCGCGTTATCCCAGGCCGGCTTAAGGATCTGGTGTATGCATACAGCGGGGAAACGCTGCTGCCTCATCCGCTTCTTGGGCAGTGGCTGGAGCGGCAGATCCACTTTTTGCTGGAGCAGTGTGGCAGCGGTGAAGATTAA
- the corA gene encoding magnesium/cobalt transporter CorA encodes MIRTLAITRDHQVTVNMPLEELDLNDYAWVWADFNQPTEEESRLLDTYFHFHPLAIEDCLHVLQRPKLDYYENLQFLVLHALNPTTLEAEEVDLFLGPNFLVSFHHGRLEEIDEAWDRLLKHAHERTIWARGPVAAAYTVMDKLVDHYFPSLFAIEDELAELENRGGQESVEELMNQVFDLRSRLLKLRRTVVPMRDLLYRVINSQHVQRTGEHTAYFTDIYDHLLKLTDMIEADREMTADLRDSYISLNSNRMNQIMKTLTVITTVFMPLTLIAGIYGMNFAHMPELQWKYGYGAVLLLMFVLGGCMVAWFVKRGWFK; translated from the coding sequence ATGATTCGTACACTTGCAATTACACGGGATCATCAAGTCACCGTTAACATGCCGCTTGAGGAGCTGGATTTGAATGATTATGCCTGGGTGTGGGCAGATTTCAACCAGCCAACAGAGGAAGAAAGCCGGCTGCTGGATACATATTTTCATTTTCACCCGCTTGCCATTGAAGATTGTCTGCATGTCCTGCAGCGTCCCAAACTGGATTATTATGAGAATTTACAGTTCCTTGTATTACATGCGCTGAATCCGACTACGCTGGAGGCGGAGGAGGTAGATCTTTTCCTGGGGCCGAACTTTCTGGTGTCCTTTCATCATGGGAGACTGGAGGAGATCGATGAAGCCTGGGACCGACTGCTGAAACATGCCCATGAACGTACCATCTGGGCTAGAGGTCCGGTCGCGGCGGCGTATACCGTGATGGACAAACTGGTCGATCATTATTTTCCATCGCTGTTTGCTATTGAAGACGAGCTGGCTGAACTGGAGAACCGAGGAGGACAGGAGTCTGTGGAAGAGTTGATGAATCAGGTGTTTGACCTGCGCAGTCGACTGCTGAAGCTCAGACGCACTGTCGTTCCGATGCGTGATCTCCTCTATCGGGTGATTAATTCACAGCATGTACAGCGAACGGGGGAACATACCGCTTATTTTACGGATATTTATGATCATCTGCTCAAACTGACGGATATGATCGAAGCTGATCGGGAGATGACGGCGGACCTGCGCGATAGCTATATATCACTGAATTCGAATCGGATGAACCAGATTATGAAGACGCTGACCGTAATAACGACGGTATTTATGCCGCTGACTTTAATTGCGGGTATCTACGGAATGAACTTCGCTCATATGCCGGAGCTTCAATGGAAATATGGCTATGGTGCTGTGCTGCTGTTGATGTTTGTACTGGGCGGCTGCATGGTGGCTTGGTTTGTGAAGCGCGGCTGGTTTAAGTAG
- a CDS encoding DUF47 family protein, with product MKIKKKKDIFFETLESMADTVVQAADYFSQHVSNLQDVTLFANEMKKYESQCDDYVHTIITELNKTFITPIERDDIMELTTTLDDVLDGIEATASRFYMYQLVEPDEYIVQFAEILRESAYEIQKAIHLLSQKKLLAIREYTIRLNDLENQGDEVLRNCIKNLFATVSDPIELIKRKEIYERLETTTDACEHVANVLESIIMRNS from the coding sequence ATGAAGATTAAGAAGAAGAAGGACATATTTTTTGAAACACTGGAGAGCATGGCAGATACGGTTGTTCAGGCGGCAGATTATTTCTCCCAGCATGTTTCCAACCTTCAGGATGTAACTCTTTTTGCTAATGAAATGAAGAAGTACGAGTCTCAGTGTGATGACTACGTGCACACGATCATTACAGAACTCAACAAAACATTTATCACGCCGATCGAACGCGATGATATTATGGAACTGACAACGACTCTTGATGACGTATTGGACGGAATCGAAGCAACGGCTTCCCGTTTCTATATGTACCAATTGGTTGAACCGGACGAATATATCGTTCAATTTGCAGAGATTTTGCGCGAATCGGCTTACGAAATTCAGAAGGCGATTCATTTACTGTCCCAGAAAAAATTGCTGGCGATTCGTGAATATACGATTCGTTTGAATGATTTGGAAAACCAAGGCGACGAAGTATTGCGTAACTGTATCAAGAATCTCTTCGCTACTGTGTCCGATCCGATTGAATTGATCAAGCGTAAAGAAATATACGAACGCCTTGAAACAACAACGGATGCTTGCGAGCATGTAGCGAACGTTCTTGAATCCATCATCATGCGTAATTCTTAA
- a CDS encoding inorganic phosphate transporter → METTIWVLGIVVFLALAFDFINGFHDTANAIATSVSTRALTPRRAIILAAVMNFVGAMMFTGVAKTIGGSVTDPTKLDNGIEVVIVTLIAAIIWNLVTWWFGIPSSSSHALIGALAGAVLVGAGSDKVKWTGFIDIVAGLLLSPLIAFAIGYIVMTILKYVFAKRSPHNVNKGFRTVQIFTAALQAFTHGTNDAQKAMGIITFALVAAKVQDHLEVPLWVKISAATAMALGTSVGGWKIIKTMGTKIFKIEPINGFAADLSAASVIFSATLLHLPVSTTHAITSAILGVGSAKRFSAVKWGLAGRIIITWFITIPITGALAGLLYWIIF, encoded by the coding sequence ATGGAAACAACGATTTGGGTATTAGGTATAGTCGTCTTCCTTGCACTGGCGTTTGACTTCATCAACGGGTTCCACGACACGGCTAATGCCATTGCAACATCGGTATCTACACGTGCACTAACGCCGCGCCGCGCGATTATTTTGGCGGCTGTGATGAACTTTGTCGGTGCGATGATGTTTACAGGTGTTGCAAAGACGATTGGGGGGAGTGTGACGGACCCCACCAAGTTGGATAACGGGATCGAGGTCGTCATCGTCACCTTGATTGCCGCGATTATCTGGAATTTGGTCACCTGGTGGTTTGGAATTCCTTCATCTTCTTCACATGCATTGATCGGAGCCCTCGCTGGTGCTGTGCTCGTTGGAGCCGGCTCGGACAAAGTGAAATGGACTGGATTCATCGATATCGTCGCAGGTTTGCTGTTATCACCTCTGATTGCTTTTGCAATAGGTTATATCGTGATGACGATTCTCAAATATGTGTTTGCTAAACGAAGTCCACACAATGTGAATAAAGGCTTTCGTACAGTACAGATTTTTACGGCTGCTCTGCAGGCATTCACTCATGGTACCAACGATGCGCAAAAAGCGATGGGGATTATCACTTTTGCACTTGTGGCAGCCAAGGTACAGGATCATCTGGAAGTACCGCTGTGGGTTAAAATTTCTGCAGCGACAGCAATGGCCCTGGGGACATCGGTTGGTGGATGGAAAATCATCAAAACGATGGGGACTAAAATTTTCAAAATCGAACCGATTAACGGTTTTGCGGCCGATTTATCTGCTGCTTCCGTTATTTTCTCAGCAACACTGCTGCACCTTCCGGTAAGTACGACACACGCAATTACATCCGCGATTCTGGGTGTAGGTTCAGCGAAACGATTCTCAGCTGTAAAATGGGGACTGGCTGGACGCATCATTATTACGTGGTTTATTACGATTCCTATTACGGGAGCACTTGCTGGTCTGCTGTACTGGATTATTTTTTAG
- a CDS encoding DNA alkylation repair protein yields MELFKDKYTPALIDRTGDLLRQFYPQLQSGQFRELVFAEGWEALEFKARIRRITEALTQVLPTDYEEALHIIEQAAPQLRGVEYLFVPDFVELNGLAPDQYELSMKYLAVFTPYSSSEFAVRPFIQRYPLETMKRLMAWTESSSEHIRRLASEGSRPRLPWGAKLGEFIDDPTPVLPILHALRQDESLYVRKSVANHLNDISKDHPDLVLDLAQSWHGKHPHTDWIIRHASRSLLKKGHPAALSLFGYHKQEAVHIENLKLERDQIAAGEDLYFSFDVVNTSGASQRLRIEYEIGYMKANGRQAPKRFKCSDKMYGEGRSVINTKQSFKFITTRKYYAGLHTLTIVLNGQETETVSFILEVG; encoded by the coding sequence ATGGAACTGTTCAAAGACAAGTACACACCGGCTCTCATTGATCGGACGGGAGATCTGCTGCGTCAATTTTATCCTCAGCTGCAGAGTGGACAATTTCGGGAGTTGGTTTTCGCTGAAGGCTGGGAGGCACTGGAGTTCAAAGCAAGGATTCGCCGTATTACGGAAGCTTTGACCCAGGTGCTGCCGACCGATTACGAAGAAGCATTACATATTATTGAGCAGGCAGCTCCCCAGCTGCGTGGGGTTGAGTATCTTTTTGTGCCGGACTTCGTCGAATTGAACGGACTCGCACCAGATCAATACGAGCTGTCCATGAAGTATCTTGCGGTATTTACACCTTATTCAAGTTCCGAGTTCGCGGTGCGTCCGTTTATTCAGCGATATCCGCTTGAAACGATGAAACGGTTGATGGCATGGACCGAAAGCAGCAGTGAGCATATTCGCAGGCTTGCCAGCGAAGGCAGCCGCCCCCGTTTGCCATGGGGAGCCAAGCTTGGGGAATTTATCGATGATCCGACACCAGTACTCCCGATTCTGCATGCCCTCAGGCAGGACGAGTCCCTCTATGTACGAAAAAGTGTAGCGAATCACCTGAACGATATTTCCAAAGATCATCCTGACCTTGTACTGGATTTAGCCCAGTCTTGGCACGGCAAGCATCCCCATACCGATTGGATTATCCGCCATGCAAGCCGTTCGCTGCTCAAAAAAGGACACCCCGCTGCCCTGAGTCTGTTCGGCTACCACAAGCAGGAGGCCGTTCATATCGAAAACCTGAAGCTTGAACGGGATCAGATTGCTGCAGGTGAGGATCTTTATTTTTCATTCGATGTGGTCAATACAAGCGGCGCTTCGCAAAGGCTGAGGATTGAATATGAGATTGGTTATATGAAAGCTAACGGCAGACAAGCACCTAAACGATTCAAATGCTCTGACAAAATGTATGGTGAAGGCCGCAGTGTGATTAATACAAAACAATCATTCAAATTCATTACGACACGTAAATATTACGCGGGTCTGCATACACTTACAATCGTTCTCAACGGACAGGAGACAGAAACTGTTTCGTTCATACTTGAGGTAGGCTAA
- a CDS encoding DUF3048 domain-containing protein — translation MKSFSWNKTVSALSICLLALSLAACQSKETAQIPQPEPAPAPIQEEKAVEEPVDSGFRAPFTGLAVEKAAAQRPLAVMINNAPAARPQSGMSAADIIIEVLAEGGITRFIAIFQSEGGAETVGPVRSIRPYLIELGESYDGVLVHAGGSPEAYSILQKQRKQHMDEISNGGPYFWRSKDRKAPHNLYTSVDKLREGAEKKGFSHEFQSPVYKYDEEGSAAAGETVKQLDIHYLLNSYKVTYEYDEVSGRYMRMVNGKPDEDKNNGIQLGASNIIAAGADHKVLDDVGRLSVNVDEGGDAMLFQKGKMIRGQWVKKEGDIIRFLHDGQEVNLIPGKTFINIVPNHPNFSDHVTLTKS, via the coding sequence TTGAAGTCGTTTTCTTGGAACAAAACCGTATCGGCATTATCCATCTGCCTTCTTGCCTTGAGTCTTGCTGCTTGCCAGAGTAAGGAGACTGCGCAAATCCCCCAACCCGAGCCAGCGCCGGCTCCGATTCAGGAAGAGAAAGCGGTGGAGGAACCTGTTGATTCTGGCTTTAGAGCTCCTTTCACGGGACTGGCCGTTGAGAAAGCTGCTGCACAGCGACCGCTGGCGGTGATGATTAACAATGCGCCAGCAGCACGTCCTCAATCGGGAATGAGCGCAGCGGACATTATCATTGAAGTGCTCGCTGAAGGCGGCATCACCCGTTTCATTGCCATTTTCCAGAGTGAAGGCGGAGCAGAGACAGTTGGTCCCGTACGCAGCATTCGCCCATATCTTATTGAACTCGGCGAGAGTTATGACGGGGTGCTTGTTCATGCCGGAGGCAGCCCGGAAGCCTATTCGATTTTGCAAAAACAGCGGAAACAGCATATGGATGAAATTTCGAATGGCGGGCCTTACTTCTGGCGTTCCAAAGACCGAAAAGCACCGCACAATTTGTATACCTCTGTGGACAAGCTAAGAGAAGGTGCAGAGAAGAAAGGGTTCAGCCACGAATTTCAGTCTCCTGTGTACAAGTATGATGAAGAAGGATCAGCAGCCGCAGGGGAGACTGTAAAGCAATTGGATATCCATTATTTATTAAATAGTTATAAAGTTACGTATGAATATGATGAAGTTAGCGGACGATATATGAGAATGGTGAACGGGAAGCCAGATGAGGACAAAAATAACGGCATTCAGCTTGGAGCATCGAATATCATTGCAGCCGGAGCTGATCATAAGGTGCTCGACGATGTGGGCAGATTGTCCGTGAACGTTGATGAGGGCGGTGACGCGATGCTGTTTCAGAAGGGCAAAATGATTCGCGGGCAGTGGGTTAAAAAAGAAGGGGATATTATTCGTTTCCTTCATGATGGGCAGGAAGTCAATCTTATACCGGGTAAAACCTTTATTAACATCGTACCGAACCATCCGAATTTTTCTGATCATGTGACACTGACTAAGTCATAA
- a CDS encoding tyrosine protein kinase — MPQHYYHRQPGTRQRPAPHGQRQARTSAYVPYGSVPRSLNESQIQPMYPGVDPHYPGFAEVEASGLVPYGQGTSGGSFYGGGTPAAPVVPAPAPASSGSSGFSLANLGELKGMIDRFGGIDGIMNGVAKMQKVVGGIQQMAPMMKLVMGILPFGKNKNSSSEADADYEEYSKPRPRKRRKKTTGTQRKRTSSPARRKTAAAKPRPKRRKS, encoded by the coding sequence ATGCCACAGCATTATTACCATCGTCAGCCAGGAACACGGCAGCGTCCGGCTCCTCATGGTCAGCGGCAGGCCCGCACATCTGCCTATGTACCGTATGGCAGCGTCCCGCGCTCTTTGAATGAATCCCAGATTCAGCCTATGTATCCCGGCGTTGATCCGCATTACCCGGGCTTCGCCGAAGTCGAAGCATCCGGTCTTGTACCTTACGGGCAGGGTACATCCGGCGGCAGCTTCTACGGAGGCGGCACTCCGGCTGCTCCAGTTGTTCCAGCTCCGGCACCCGCCTCTTCCGGCAGCTCAGGCTTTTCCCTCGCTAATCTGGGTGAATTAAAAGGCATGATTGACCGCTTCGGAGGTATCGACGGGATCATGAATGGCGTTGCCAAAATGCAAAAAGTCGTAGGCGGCATCCAGCAGATGGCACCGATGATGAAACTCGTGATGGGCATTCTGCCTTTTGGAAAAAATAAGAACAGCAGCAGCGAGGCTGACGCCGATTACGAAGAATACTCGAAGCCCCGTCCACGTAAACGCCGTAAAAAAACAACAGGTACACAGCGGAAACGCACCTCATCTCCGGCCCGCCGCAAAACAGCAGCAGCCAAACCGCGTCCCAAAAGACGCAAAAGCTAG
- a CDS encoding alpha/beta fold hydrolase, whose product MERQISIRHGEEELTATIHYPVVHDIKEETRQQRVPLAVICHGFVGSRIGVDRLFVKTARELAEDGYLVLRFDYIGCGESSGEYGAEGLESMVQQTRSVLDYAVNCSDVDPTRVTLIGHSLGGAVALLTAVRDKRVKNLVMWSAVGYPFNDIVKITGRDVYDEGVRTGTADYLGYKFTPKFFESLAEHQPFQEAVKFNGDVLVVHGTSDEVIPVDYAFLYQKVFWMRQEGRCDKEIIFQGNHTFSSGKEREQLITRTREWLGERQKIEENWQHWMI is encoded by the coding sequence ATGGAACGTCAGATCAGCATCCGTCACGGAGAAGAGGAGTTAACCGCAACGATTCACTATCCGGTTGTACATGATATCAAAGAGGAGACACGCCAGCAGCGCGTCCCCTTGGCTGTCATCTGCCATGGCTTTGTGGGAAGCCGGATTGGCGTGGATCGATTATTTGTGAAGACAGCTCGTGAACTAGCGGAAGACGGTTATCTGGTGCTGCGTTTCGATTACATCGGCTGCGGAGAGAGCAGCGGTGAATACGGAGCGGAAGGGCTGGAGTCTATGGTACAGCAGACGCGTTCTGTGCTCGATTATGCTGTGAACTGCAGCGATGTCGACCCTACACGTGTGACTTTGATTGGACACAGCTTGGGCGGAGCGGTTGCGCTGTTAACCGCTGTACGAGACAAACGGGTTAAAAATCTGGTCATGTGGTCGGCTGTTGGTTACCCGTTCAATGATATTGTGAAGATTACAGGGCGGGACGTGTATGACGAGGGGGTAAGAACAGGGACTGCCGATTATCTGGGGTATAAATTCACACCTAAATTTTTCGAGTCACTTGCAGAGCATCAACCGTTTCAGGAAGCGGTGAAGTTTAACGGGGATGTGCTGGTTGTACACGGTACTTCAGATGAGGTCATCCCTGTAGACTATGCCTTTCTCTATCAGAAAGTGTTCTGGATGCGTCAGGAAGGGCGCTGCGACAAGGAAATCATTTTCCAGGGCAACCATACCTTCTCATCCGGTAAAGAGCGTGAACAACTGATTACACGTACGAGAGAATGGCTCGGAGAGCGTCAGAAGATTGAAGAGAACTGGCAGCACTGGATGATCTAA
- a CDS encoding diacylglycerol kinase, with the protein MKRARLIYNPTSGREEMKKRLADILQRLDQGGIEASCHATTGEGDATREAEIAIERGYDMILAAGGDGTLYEVINGMAERENRPPLGVFPLGTTNDFARALGIPRQWEDYVDLVIQQQTRPLDLGKANDRYFINIAGGGSLTELTYEVPSRLKTMIGQLAYYMKGIEKMASLSPQELIIRANGQEEIHDEFMLFLIANTNSVGGFEKLAPGATIDDGLFDVIGVRKCNLADMIRLVTLALRGEHLNDKKVVHFQTDHMEVTSPGYVQLNLDGELGGTLPAAFTNLKHHLQLFHR; encoded by the coding sequence ATGAAAAGAGCTCGATTGATATATAATCCGACTTCAGGCCGGGAAGAAATGAAGAAACGTCTGGCTGATATTTTGCAGCGTTTGGATCAAGGCGGCATCGAGGCTTCGTGTCACGCAACAACGGGAGAAGGCGATGCGACCCGGGAAGCGGAAATTGCGATTGAACGCGGATATGACATGATTCTTGCTGCTGGTGGCGACGGAACATTGTATGAGGTCATTAATGGTATGGCCGAGCGGGAGAACCGCCCTCCGCTGGGTGTATTCCCGCTGGGGACGACAAATGATTTTGCACGTGCGCTCGGGATTCCAAGACAATGGGAAGATTATGTGGATCTGGTCATTCAGCAGCAGACGCGGCCGCTTGACCTGGGCAAGGCGAATGACAGGTATTTTATCAACATCGCCGGCGGCGGATCGTTAACTGAACTGACCTATGAAGTACCGAGTCGTTTGAAAACGATGATTGGGCAGCTGGCCTATTATATGAAGGGTATTGAGAAAATGGCAAGCCTGTCTCCGCAGGAGTTAATCATTCGTGCGAATGGTCAGGAAGAAATTCATGATGAATTCATGCTGTTTCTTATTGCCAATACGAATTCTGTCGGCGGCTTCGAGAAGCTGGCTCCAGGGGCAACCATTGATGATGGATTGTTCGATGTAATCGGTGTGCGCAAATGCAACTTGGCTGATATGATCCGGCTTGTTACGCTGGCGCTGCGCGGAGAGCATCTGAATGACAAAAAGGTGGTTCATTTCCAGACGGACCACATGGAAGTCACTTCACCAGGTTATGTGCAGTTGAATCTGGACGGTGAACTGGGTGGTACGCTGCCGGCGGCGTTTACGAATCTAAAGCATCATCTGCAGCTGTTCCACCGATAA
- a CDS encoding DoxX family protein, producing MFSFNQWLRENKVAMWILTVLRVYIGYDWMTHGWSKLTGGFQAGGFLAGALEKATGDHPAVQAWWATFLEKFAIPNAGLFDFVIPLGEFLVGLGLILGCFTTLAALMAMVMNFAFLFSGTVSTNAQLVVMEIFIVVAGANAGKIGLDHWVLPYLHGLFKKDRTMQPTNTPTITPTKKTA from the coding sequence ATGTTCAGCTTCAACCAATGGCTTAGAGAAAACAAAGTGGCAATGTGGATTTTAACAGTACTTCGGGTGTATATCGGTTATGACTGGATGACTCACGGATGGAGCAAATTGACCGGCGGATTCCAAGCTGGCGGGTTCCTCGCTGGAGCACTTGAAAAAGCAACAGGCGATCATCCAGCCGTGCAGGCTTGGTGGGCAACTTTCCTTGAAAAATTCGCAATTCCGAATGCCGGACTGTTCGACTTCGTCATTCCGCTCGGTGAATTCCTGGTAGGTTTGGGACTCATCCTCGGATGCTTCACAACACTTGCGGCGCTGATGGCAATGGTCATGAACTTCGCGTTCCTCTTCTCGGGTACAGTGAGCACGAACGCTCAACTGGTAGTGATGGAAATCTTCATCGTCGTAGCTGGTGCAAATGCTGGTAAAATCGGTCTGGATCACTGGGTGCTGCCTTACCTTCACGGACTTTTCAAAAAAGACAGAACGATGCAGCCTACAAATACACCAACCATCACACCAACGAAAAAAACGGCTTAA
- a CDS encoding class III extradiol ring-cleavage dioxygenase encodes MTLPALFIAHGSPTLALESSDYTQFLNKLGDRLPAPKAIVVFTAHWDSPEPSVTMDESHQTLHDFYGYPPAMYNIQYPAAGQTEIADEICALFSRSNLSHRPVRGRGLDHAVWVPLLHMYPEANIPVIAVSVDSLRSPQEQYDIGRMLEQLRHDNVLMIGSGGTVHNLRMLAQDDEPQDWAVEFDDWLAERLQQWNTRELFLYEKKAPHARTAVPSYGMEHLAPLFYAMGTADMSRTAKRLFQSYACGTLSLNCWQFGDSI; translated from the coding sequence ATGACATTACCTGCACTATTCATTGCGCATGGTTCTCCCACTCTGGCGTTGGAGAGCAGTGACTACACTCAATTTTTGAACAAGCTTGGAGACAGGCTGCCGGCTCCAAAGGCCATCGTTGTATTCACCGCACACTGGGATTCTCCCGAGCCTTCGGTGACGATGGATGAATCCCATCAGACCCTGCATGATTTTTATGGATACCCTCCGGCGATGTATAACATACAGTACCCTGCGGCTGGGCAGACCGAGATTGCGGATGAGATCTGTGCGTTATTCTCGCGCAGCAACTTGTCACATCGACCTGTTCGAGGACGCGGGCTGGATCATGCCGTATGGGTGCCGCTGCTGCATATGTATCCTGAAGCGAACATTCCGGTTATTGCCGTATCGGTAGACTCGCTGCGTTCACCGCAAGAGCAGTATGATATTGGGCGTATGCTGGAACAGCTCAGGCATGATAATGTACTCATGATCGGTAGTGGCGGGACGGTGCATAACCTCAGAATGCTTGCACAAGATGATGAGCCGCAGGATTGGGCCGTAGAATTTGATGACTGGCTCGCTGAGCGTCTGCAGCAGTGGAATACCAGAGAATTGTTTCTGTATGAAAAAAAAGCCCCTCATGCTCGGACGGCAGTTCCGTCATACGGCATGGAACATCTTGCCCCATTGTTCTACGCCATGGGCACAGCAGATATGTCTCGCACCGCGAAGCGATTATTTCAATCGTATGCCTGCGGCACATTAAGTTTGAATTGCTGGCAGTTTGGTGACAGCATATAA
- a CDS encoding YerC/YecD family TrpR-related protein: protein MQLKKLNDKSIEQLFEAILTLKDIEECYVFFDDLCTVNEIQSMSQRLEVARMLGKGNTYNQIEAETGASTATISRVKRCLNYGNDGYKMTLERLGR, encoded by the coding sequence ATGCAGCTGAAAAAGCTAAATGATAAAAGCATTGAACAATTATTTGAGGCTATCCTGACTCTGAAGGATATTGAAGAGTGTTACGTCTTTTTTGATGACCTCTGCACCGTGAACGAGATTCAATCCATGTCCCAGCGGCTGGAAGTGGCACGTATGCTTGGTAAAGGCAACACGTATAATCAGATTGAAGCAGAGACGGGCGCAAGCACGGCTACAATTTCGCGTGTGAAACGCTGCCTGAATTATGGTAATGACGGTTATAAAATGACGCTGGAACGCCTGGGGCGCTAG